One genomic window of Peromyscus maniculatus bairdii isolate BWxNUB_F1_BW_parent chromosome 2, HU_Pman_BW_mat_3.1, whole genome shotgun sequence includes the following:
- the LOC102910756 gene encoding myelin P2 protein, with protein sequence MSNKFLGTWKLVSSEHFDDYMKALGVGLANRKLGNLAKPNVIISKKGDYMTIRTESAFKNTEISFKLGQEFEETTADNRKTKSIVTLERGSLRHVQKWDGKETTIKRKLLDGKMVVECMMKGVVCTRIYEKV encoded by the exons ATGAGCAACAAATTCCTAGGCACCTGGAAACTTGTCTCCAGTGAGCATTTTGATGACTACATGAAAGCTCTGG GTGTGGGCTTAGCCAACAGAAAACTGGGAAATTTGGCCAAGCCCAATGTGATCATCAGCAAGAAGGGGGACTATATGACCATAAGAACTGAAAGTGCCTTTAAAAATACGGAGATCTCCTTCAAGCTGGGCCAGGAGTTTGAAGAAACCACAGCTGACAACAGAAAAACCAAG AGCATCGTGACGCTGGAGAGAGGATCACTGAGACACGTGCAGAAATGGGATGGCAAAGAGACCACCATCAAGAGGAAGTTGCTGGATGGGAAGATGGTAGTG GAATGTATGATGAAGGGTGTGGTCTGCACCAGAATTTATGAGAAGGTCTGA